A segment of the Halovivax limisalsi genome:
ATTCGTTCCAACGACGTGTACGCGATCGACGCCGCCGAGGGAACGGAGCGGTGGTCGGCCGACGCCGGCTCGTGGGGCGGTTCGTCGGTGACGATCGACGGCGGGACCGCCTACGTCGGCTCCGACGACGGGCGACTCTACGCGATCGACGCCGCGAACGGCAGCCAGCGGTGGTCGTTCGGGACGGGCGAGTTCATCCGGTCGACGCCGACGGTCGCAGACGGGACGGTCTACGTCGGCTCCGTCGACGATCGCGTCTACGCCGTGAACGCCGAAACCGGGACGGCGGAGTGGTCGGTGAATACGGGGAGGGCGGTCTACTCCTCGCCGACCGTCGTTGACGATCCGGCGGACGGCGACTCGACGGGTTCGCGCGTGAGCCTCGGAACGCTCGGCCACCACGCGGGCTGGGACGGTTCGCCCGATCCGTCCGTGACCGGGATCGTCGTGGACGGCCGCGACCGAACCCTTCCGGGCGTCGACGTCGAGATCAGAACCCCGGAGGGTGAGACCGTTACGACCACCCGAACTGACGACGAGGGGTCGTGGTCGGTGCCGCTTCAGGCGGGCACCTACGTGGTCGAAGCCAGCTACGGGACCGTCCAGGACCGTCGAACGATCGAGCACGCCGGCGGGGGGACGTCAGTGACCCACATGCTCCAGGTGTGCGCTGAAACCGACATTCTGGTTCGCCCCGACGACCCCTCGATCGCCGCACCGGTCCAGTTCCGGGCCTGCCTGCCCGGCGAGGACGTCGAGTGGGACTTCGGCGACGGGAAGACGGCGAGCGGCCTCGCCGTCTCCCACCGGTACGACGAGGCGGGAACCTACGAGGTGTCCGCGAGCGCGAACGGGCAGACGGTGACGAGGACGATCGAGGTCGACGACACCGCGATCGTGATCCGTGACTACGCGGACGCGCTTGGCGGGCGCATTCTGGAGTCGGTCACCGAAGAGAACCTCTATCGCGTCCGGGTCGGGTCGGTCGAACCGGTCGAATCGGTGACCGTCGAACTCGAGGGATCGACCTTCGAGGGAAGCGAGATCGACGCGGACAACGACGTCTGGCAGGTCGTCGTCGACACCTCGGAGCTCGACAGCGACGCGACGGCGACGATCACCGCCACGGACGCGGCGGGCAACGAGGCGTCGGAGACGACGTCGCTTGACGTCGTCAGCGTCCCATCCTCGGTCCAGTTTCTGCTGGACGTCGGCGACCGGGGAGCGCCCCGCGCCATCGCCGACCGGGTCGCCTACGACGGCGCATCCGGATCGTTGATCCCGACGGTGCGGATGACGTTCTTCGAACTCGTGCTGGTCGACGACGCGAACGAGTACGACGAGCTCGGTCCGCTGACGCCGTGGCGGACCGACCTCGGATTCGATCTCACGGCGAAAACGGCGATCGGGGCCACCGTTCCGTCGGGCACGATCGATCTCGGCGGTGAGATCACCGGCAAAACCGAGGTCGCCGGCAACAAAGTGCTTGGCGGCGGCGGTGCCGATCTCCGGTTCGATGGGAACGGACTGGCGAAGAAGTCCAAGATCTACTTCCTCGCCGGGCTCGAACGGGTGTTCCCCTTCTCGCCGCCGGTCCTTCGCGAGCGGATCGAAGTGATTATCGGCGGTCAGGTCGGCACGGACTTCGTCGCCGACGGCACCGGCAACTGGGATTTCGTCGGGAAGGCCGGGGTAACGGGTGCGACGCGGGCGCAAACGAACGTCGCACCCGGTGTCGACCTCTCCGCGACGGCCGGCCTCGAACTCGGTTCGCAGGCGACGTTCGACTTGCCCCCGGGACTCGCCTTCCAGAGCGGTAATATCTCCGTGAAGGGATTCCTCAACGGCAAGCTCGACGCGACCGTGTTCACCAAATCGCTCTCGATCATCTGGCCGGAAGCGAGCGCCAATTTCGGCGCGGAATCTGCAGCGACGATCGAGGCGCTCCAAAACGGCGATCCCGGTATTGCCGAGATCGAGGAGGGGGACTGGCGGCTTCAGGACAGGCGCGGGACGAATCCGCTTCCGGGCGTCCCGACCGTCGACGAAGCGTCCGCCGACGCCGCCGGCGCGGCCCTCGGCACCACGGGTGCCACGACCGCAGCGCGACTCACCGACCGGCCGTACCAGGACACCGAACCCGCGATCGCCTCCAGCGGCGGCGAGACGGTCGCGGTCTGGAGTTCCCAGGGGGAGAACCGATCGACCCTGGAGGGCCGGGACATCGTCGTCCGAACGCACGACGGCTCGAACTGGGGGGACCCCGTGTTGCTCACCGACGACGAGCGCCACGACGCGACGCCGTCGATCGCGGTGCGCGACGAAACCGGGGACCGACTCCTCGCCTGGACCAAAACCGACGCGGACCTCGAAGCGATAAACGCCTCCGGTCCCGAAGACGTCTATCCGCACCAGGAGATCGCGATCGCCCGGTACGACGGCGACACCTGGAGCGAGCCGACGCTCGTGACCGACAGCGACGACCTCACGCACGCGCCGGTCGTCGCCGCGGGCGACGATCGGTGGCTCGTCGCCTGGGAGCGAAATCCGGACGCGAACCGCACCGTCTACGAGAATCGCTCGGTCGAGTACGTCGTCCACGACGGCAGCGGGGTGATCGAGCGCGGCGCGATCGCGGACGCCATGTCGCCCGCGGTGGGTGCGACCGACGACGGGTTCGACCTTTCGTACTACGAACCCCAGGTCAACGGCACCGAGCGGGGCGCGGTCGTCCGGGGGACCGTCTCCGGTAACGGGACCTACGAGGAGCAGTTCCGCAACGAGAGCCGCCAGTACGTCGACCACGACGCGGACGGCGGTCAGCTCGCCTGGGTCGACGGCCCGCTCGACGAACCGAACCTCTCCTATCACGACGGTGACGGATTCGAGTCGCTCCCGCTGGCGGGCAATATGACCGGACTCGAGGAACTCTCGCTCGAGGTCGAGGGCAACGAGACGTTGTTGACCTATCGCGGCCGTCCCGAGACCCAGCCGGCCCCGGACCTGGCCTATCGGTTCGCCCGGGACGGCGAGTGGGTCGTCGATCGTCGCGTGGTCGGCGGTCCCGAGGCGAATATCTCCCTCTATCACTCCGACGCCGCGCTCGAGAGCGATTCGTTCAGCCTGATTCACGCCGCGTCCGACTTCGGTCCGGAGACGAAAAACGACATCTTCGTGGCGAGGCACGACTTCCACCCGGACTTCTCGGTCGCCGCCGACGCGCCGTCCAACGTAACCGCGGGCGACTCCCTGTCGGTCGAGTACCGGGTTCGAAACGTCGGCGAAACCGCGAGTAACGGAACGGTTCCGGTCGTGCTCTCGTCGGCGAACGAGACGATCGCGACCGCGGCGGTG
Coding sequences within it:
- a CDS encoding PQQ-binding-like beta-propeller repeat protein, with the protein product MTSTGTDGTHAPADSVLEPAATVEAAGTTADLAARLAARSAGSDGASAAANSTVYVGSQTGELYAIDADSGDVRWTFQAENGILSSPTVVGGTVYVPDDDANVYAIDAATGTERWRFEAGTEHSEMFSSPTVVDGTVYVGSYDIVGKNGTVHALDAADGTESWSYETGGKIYSSPTVVDGTVYVGARDNNVHAIDAESGTEQWVFETGDWVRSSPTVFDGTVYVGSYDNSVYAIDAESGAELWSFDTGDRIYASPTVVGGTVYIRSNDVYAIDAAEGTERWSADAGSWGGSSVTIDGGTAYVGSDDGRLYAIDAANGSQRWSFGTGEFIRSTPTVADGTVYVGSVDDRVYAVNAETGTAEWSVNTGRAVYSSPTVVDDPADGDSTGSRVSLGTLGHHAGWDGSPDPSVTGIVVDGRDRTLPGVDVEIRTPEGETVTTTRTDDEGSWSVPLQAGTYVVEASYGTVQDRRTIEHAGGGTSVTHMLQVCAETDILVRPDDPSIAAPVQFRACLPGEDVEWDFGDGKTASGLAVSHRYDEAGTYEVSASANGQTVTRTIEVDDTAIVIRDYADALGGRILESVTEENLYRVRVGSVEPVESVTVELEGSTFEGSEIDADNDVWQVVVDTSELDSDATATITATDAAGNEASETTSLDVVSVPSSVQFLLDVGDRGAPRAIADRVAYDGASGSLIPTVRMTFFELVLVDDANEYDELGPLTPWRTDLGFDLTAKTAIGATVPSGTIDLGGEITGKTEVAGNKVLGGGGADLRFDGNGLAKKSKIYFLAGLERVFPFSPPVLRERIEVIIGGQVGTDFVADGTGNWDFVGKAGVTGATRAQTNVAPGVDLSATAGLELGSQATFDLPPGLAFQSGNISVKGFLNGKLDATVFTKSLSIIWPEASANFGAESAATIEALQNGDPGIAEIEEGDWRLQDRRGTNPLPGVPTVDEASADAAGAALGTTGATTAARLTDRPYQDTEPAIASSGGETVAVWSSQGENRSTLEGRDIVVRTHDGSNWGDPVLLTDDERHDATPSIAVRDETGDRLLAWTKTDADLEAINASGPEDVYPHQEIAIARYDGDTWSEPTLVTDSDDLTHAPVVAAGDDRWLVAWERNPDANRTVYENRSVEYVVHDGSGVIERGAIADAMSPAVGATDDGFDLSYYEPQVNGTERGAVVRGTVSGNGTYEEQFRNESRQYVDHDADGGQLAWVDGPLDEPNLSYHDGDGFESLPLAGNMTGLEELSLEVEGNETLLTYRGRPETQPAPDLAYRFARDGEWVVDRRVVGGPEANISLYHSDAALESDSFSLIHAASDFGPETKNDIFVARHDFHPDFSVAADAPSNVTAGDSLSVEYRVRNVGETASNGTVPVVLSSANETIATAAVGPLAPNETATGTFDATADESGTLSVAVDPSGAGGTDVLAEREGWLPSETSLTTGTPALRIDDVETTVAAANASNGTITVTVANGGDIPAESVPVALEYGNETFDLAVDAVPVDGTATANLTVDPTSVNASAVGRFVIDPAGDLDPAAIANRTLRTPLFAADLAVDGPAGYVEADGRLEARIDVANRGSLPTTATVRAVEVDSAGNETVEYGNATVELDGTGPSETTFERVSIPLSGLQDGDPVRFVADSSAVETDRSSAVFEDEVGPVVPEHGSVSIDVIDHHGDPLAHAGVFVDGVGEATAENGTAAFRAPAGNRTLSVDRDGFQPVERPLTVDPDDVTEATVELAPVVELASVEIPETVTVGESVAVNATLANPSETNLTDTVSLAIDDDVVAETVAEVEAGSTATVALSWTPAEAEAGNVTATIATTTDAVTEPITVERAPTFDVEIVGTNAPVTEGDDLVVDVAIESDQPNASVEGGPTDQEIELVDFDGTVVDATVVELEPGNSTQRSLVWETAAGDAGTGTVTVSSEDDTATASVAIEAEAGVVELGNESVAAGEVATIPLETDRDGITGYAAEIHYDADVVAFENATGVDLADPAVEAGNGVVTLTVSGDDAVDAPTVASLSFEAVGAAGNSTALSFEAAATELRAGSVTIQPDVYRSGAIGIETACSTPGDVDDDGTVTSLDATLTLRHIAGLDPAGFVNPACADLTGDGEITPADVTAIHQRIVGIGG